The following proteins come from a genomic window of Candidatus Binatia bacterium:
- the ftsH gene encoding ATP-dependent zinc metalloprotease FtsH → MNQFSRNLLLWLVLGLLFMLLFQIFSKPEETEPERVYSEFSTALERGEISEVTIQGKEITGRYKDGDSFRTYDPGDTDLVSRLRAQDVKIEAQPEEGEPWYVILLVQWFPMLLLIGVWIFFMRQMQVGGGKAMSFGKSRARLLNEAQEKNTFKDVAGVQEAKEELEEIIAFLKDPKKFTKLGGRIPKGVLLVGPPGTGKTLLARAIAGEAGVPFFSISGSDFVEMFVGVGASRVRDLFVQGKKNAPCIIFIDEIDAVGRQRGAGLGGGHDEREQTLNQLLVEMDGFESNEGVILIAATNRADVLDPALLRPGRFDRRVVVPRPDVKGREGIIRVHMQRVPVADDVEVEVLAKGTPGFSGADLENLVNEAALLAARSDKEQVAHVDFEHAKDKVMMGSERRSMIISDEEKKNTAYHEAGHALVAMLLPETDPVHKVTIIPRGMALGLTQQLPEADRHTLSKHKLENDLAILFGGRAAEQLKLGHTTTGAGNDLERATDIARRMVCEWGMSEKLGPIRFGGSDENVFLGRDFSQTQGYSESTANLIDSEVRELVVGGYERAKQLLVDNDEALEEMARVLLKKEVLDREELEEIVAEFAKTTPEAPPGASL, encoded by the coding sequence AAGGAAATCACCGGTCGCTACAAGGACGGAGACTCCTTCCGCACTTATGATCCCGGCGACACGGACCTGGTGAGCCGCCTCCGCGCGCAAGATGTGAAGATCGAGGCCCAGCCCGAAGAGGGCGAACCCTGGTACGTGATCCTGCTGGTTCAGTGGTTCCCGATGCTGCTCTTGATCGGCGTCTGGATTTTCTTCATGCGTCAGATGCAGGTTGGCGGCGGCAAGGCCATGTCTTTCGGCAAGAGTCGCGCGCGTCTGCTCAACGAAGCGCAGGAGAAGAATACCTTCAAGGACGTGGCAGGCGTTCAGGAAGCAAAAGAAGAACTCGAAGAGATCATCGCCTTTCTCAAGGACCCCAAGAAGTTCACCAAGCTGGGTGGACGAATCCCCAAGGGCGTTTTGCTCGTCGGACCTCCCGGCACGGGCAAGACGTTGCTGGCCCGAGCGATCGCTGGTGAAGCCGGCGTACCGTTTTTCTCGATCTCGGGTTCGGATTTTGTCGAGATGTTTGTCGGCGTCGGTGCGTCGCGTGTGCGCGACTTGTTTGTGCAGGGCAAGAAGAACGCTCCCTGTATTATCTTCATTGATGAAATCGATGCCGTCGGTCGGCAGCGAGGCGCGGGCCTCGGTGGTGGTCACGACGAACGCGAGCAGACGCTCAACCAGTTGCTCGTGGAGATGGACGGATTTGAATCCAACGAGGGCGTGATCCTGATCGCAGCTACCAACAGAGCGGACGTTCTCGACCCTGCCCTGTTGCGCCCGGGCCGCTTCGACAGGCGCGTGGTCGTCCCGAGGCCTGACGTGAAGGGTCGCGAGGGGATCATCCGCGTGCATATGCAGCGTGTCCCCGTCGCGGATGACGTAGAAGTTGAGGTTCTGGCCAAGGGAACCCCAGGTTTCTCGGGTGCTGATCTGGAAAACCTCGTGAACGAGGCTGCGTTGCTTGCTGCGCGTTCTGACAAGGAGCAGGTGGCACACGTCGACTTTGAGCACGCCAAGGACAAGGTGATGATGGGCTCCGAGCGTCGCTCAATGATCATCAGCGACGAGGAGAAGAAAAACACCGCCTATCATGAAGCGGGCCATGCACTCGTGGCGATGTTGCTGCCCGAAACTGATCCGGTGCATAAGGTCACCATCATTCCCCGTGGAATGGCTCTCGGGTTGACCCAACAGTTGCCCGAGGCGGACCGTCATACGCTCAGCAAGCATAAGCTGGAGAATGATCTGGCGATTTTGTTCGGTGGTCGCGCCGCCGAACAATTGAAGCTGGGGCACACCACGACAGGCGCTGGCAATGACCTCGAGCGGGCGACCGATATTGCACGCCGCATGGTTTGCGAGTGGGGCATGAGCGAGAAGCTGGGTCCGATTCGATTTGGTGGCTCGGACGAGAACGTATTTCTCGGGCGTGATTTTTCGCAGACGCAGGGGTACTCCGAGTCCACGGCCAATCTGATTGACAGCGAAGTTCGTGAACTCGTGGTCGGTGGCTACGAGCGTGCCAAGCAACTTCTGGTGGATAACGATGAAGCTCTCGAGGAGATGGCGCGTGTGCTGCTGAAAAAGGAAGTGCTCGACCGCGAGGAGCTTGAGGAGATTGTCGCGGAGTTCGCCAAGACAACTCCCGAGGCACCCCCCGGCGCCAGCCTCTGA
- the folP gene encoding dihydropteroate synthase → MMSALGSPRTFRAPGASVSWTVGGARTLVMGVLNLTPDSFYAGSRVSDHQQAFDAGMALIDAGADLLDLGGESTRPGAASVAAADEMERVLPVLERLAAVSPVPISIDTMKASVARAAVEAGACLVNDVSGGLADSTMAAEISSLAVPVVVGHIRGTPSDMQNAPQYEDPVSEISRSLSARVAEFVEAGVPRSDILIDPGIGFGKRTCDNVHILDRLDEFAELGFPVVIGLSRKRFLGEFLSDAGLVDEGPEDRLEASVAAAVLAAARGASVVRVHDVAETRRALSLVDGMRQVVGS, encoded by the coding sequence ATGATGTCGGCACTGGGGAGTCCTCGTACGTTTCGCGCGCCGGGTGCCTCAGTTTCCTGGACCGTGGGTGGAGCGCGTACGTTGGTGATGGGGGTTCTGAACCTCACACCAGACTCCTTTTATGCTGGCAGTCGGGTATCCGATCATCAGCAGGCCTTTGATGCCGGCATGGCTCTCATTGACGCCGGCGCCGATCTTCTCGATCTCGGTGGGGAATCCACCCGTCCGGGTGCGGCATCCGTGGCGGCTGCCGATGAAATGGAACGAGTGCTTCCGGTACTTGAGCGACTGGCCGCAGTCTCGCCTGTCCCGATTTCGATCGACACGATGAAAGCCTCGGTAGCTCGAGCGGCGGTTGAAGCTGGTGCTTGTCTCGTGAACGACGTTTCTGGCGGTTTGGCGGATTCGACCATGGCTGCAGAAATTTCGTCTCTAGCGGTCCCCGTGGTCGTCGGGCACATTCGAGGGACCCCCTCTGATATGCAGAACGCTCCACAATACGAAGATCCGGTCTCCGAGATCTCGAGATCGCTGTCGGCTCGAGTTGCGGAGTTTGTCGAAGCGGGAGTTCCTCGCTCGGACATCCTCATCGATCCCGGTATCGGGTTTGGCAAAAGGACTTGCGATAATGTCCACATTCTCGACCGGTTGGATGAATTCGCCGAACTAGGGTTTCCTGTGGTTATCGGTCTGTCGCGAAAGAGGTTTCTCGGCGAGTTTCTGTCTGACGCCGGCCTCGTCGACGAAGGTCCGGAGGACCGTCTCGAAGCGTCTGTCGCCGCCGCTGTACTTGCTGCCGCGCGGGGCGCATCCGTCGTCCGCGTCCATGATGTCGCCGAGACTCGCAGGGCATTGTCCCTTGTTGACGGTATGCGGCAGGTGGTAGGTTCGTGA